The Cryptomeria japonica chromosome 2, Sugi_1.0, whole genome shotgun sequence region atgagtggtggtatgtacatggtcaaggctccgtttacttgcagcctcttgcaattaaacttaactcccaagtatgtatctttttattttttatttttatagttttccaattccatttgatgctttcatatttttattttataattttaatttataaatttctaattatgttttaacttttaacaggttgcaagttcttcttcagctgagcggaattggagtacatattccttcatccactcagtcaaacgtaatcgtttgggtgcaaagaaagctgaggatttggtctacatacactccaaccttcgtttgttgtcacataaggaccctgaatatagtgagggtgtaacaaggaattgggatctagcccctgagtgtgctgatttagatgctacagttgcacaacttTGCCAAGTCTTTATAGACGAGGCGGTTATGGAATTTGAGAGAGACacagctagtgggagtggcattccatttgatattggttcaattgatgctgaatttgaaccacttgatgaccgtgggcttgggttggatgctttagatgaagatgaatatggaatttaaatcccatagatggcttgtaatttgaatgtttaactttatactttattgtgtcatgacattttcacattttgaaacttgaaacttgaaacttgaatattatcttttttgcaaattatgaatatgatattacatttatgatttatgataatatcaatatcagaatatttattggcattggcaattatggatttatgatttatgatttatctgttatcatttatgtatcattgtatgggaaagttacattgtatgtt contains the following coding sequences:
- the LOC131064452 gene encoding uncharacterized protein LOC131064452; translation: MSMIRYADIDRPCLGEIYDGMDCMVEKIKEVINKKENDPTETFFKVVQKIVVDRWNKMTTPLHLLAFALTPKFYSAEMFATPRRVPPYRDVEVASGYSAAFKKIYQDETRNIVMREFGQFVYAKNHDVVALNARYGMDADEWWYVHGQGSVYLQPLAIKLNSQVASSSSAERNWSTYSFIHSVKRNRLGAKKAEDLVYIHSNLRLLSHKDPEYSEGVTRNWDLAPECADLDATVAQLCQVFIDEAVMEFERDTASGSGIPFDIGSIDAEFEPLDDRGLGLDALDEDEYGI